The following nucleotide sequence is from Rahnella sikkimica.
AATGTCCTGTTACAACCACTATCTGATTAACACCAGTTTCCTGCAGATTAATAACCAGTCGTTCAATAATGCTCTTACCGTTAACGGGAGTTAACGGCTTCGGGATAATTTCAGTAATTGGGAAGAGACGATTACCTGTTCCGGCTGCAAGAATAACAGCTTTCTTAATAGATTCATCAGACATATATTTATCTTCCTGTGGCAATATTTTCCGGGATATGTTGGTCTTCGGTATATGCGTCAATAATTACATCTCCGACATCGTTTATGTATAGCCAGACGCCATCTAATCGCCCTTTAAACGAGGGTTCCCCTCCTGCTTTTTCTGAAGGAGATAAGCCTGCTCCCAGTCCAAATGAATAAAGGCCAGGAACGGGATTTCCAGCGATATCTCTGACTCGTCCATCTGTATCTTTCCCGGATAACCCGGTAAAGGGGCTGGCTGAACGATATCCTGTTGCGAGGATACAGAGCTCCTGATTACTGCTGTTGCTGGCAGTAATAAAGGGATTATCGCTAACGATAAAATTGACTGCAGGACTCTGTGGGCTCACAGAGCCGGTGCGGAAAATAGAGAGTGCTGCCTGATGGGAGTCGTATCTCAGTCCGGCAAAGCGGTTAATGCGACCACTGAGAGGGCAGACATCCGCGACGGGATCGAATGCATATCCTTCATCCTGGGCAGCGGCTGCGGTTTCAAAATAGAGACGTGGAAGCGAGCGACAGTAGATCGTAATAGCCACGCTTGCGTTGTCGGCAATCTCAGAGAGTCTGATAACGCTGGAGATCGCGCTGTGTGACCCGCCGATAATCGCGACGCGCTGAATCTTATGCCGGTGTAACAGGGCGCTGGCATCATCTTTATCGATACTCAGAAACTCGTCAGAGGTGACAGCAACGGGGGCGATATCATTGAGTAGCGACTGCTCAGCCGTCTGGTATCCGCCACAATTGGTGAAAACGAATTCACTTTCTGCCGTGGCGATATTGCCATTATGGTTAAAAGAAATAGAAAAACTCTTCCCTGACCTCTTTATCTGCGTAACCTCTGCTTCACGATAGAGTGTTATCTGATATTTTTCAGCCAGACGTGAAATTATTTTTTCTGCCAGTCTTTCTAACAGATCGGCTACAAGAGATAGCTGTGGTGCTGTATCCGGATAATCTCTTAAAAATGTGAGTGCGTCGCCGCCGATAAAATCAGAAGTTAATTCATAAAATCGTGGGTCGTCGATGCATTCTAAAAAAACAGATGAGAGGGAATTGGCTGTTATCTGATAATATCCCAGTTTGCCAGCTCCCAATCGGGGTGATTTTTCAAAGATGGCAATACCATTCTTTGCTATCTCTGAAAGTTTATTTTTCCGATATGCAGAAAGAAGTAATCCTAAATTGGCTGGTCCAAAACCAACTAATGCGGTCGTATACAGGCGGTGAGTATTTCCCAATATCTGTCCCCCTTCCTTTGTTTTGTATTTTATCTTCGTGGAAATATGAATTTCATTAATGTTTGTATATCACGACTGTCACAAAAAATCATATAAGGATTTGAGATAACTTTATGACAGGGTGGTGTTTCGTAGGGGGGGAGAGTACATCCTGATGGATAGTCGGGTGGATACGGAGAGTGAAAACCCGCCTCTGCTATAAAGTGGGCCATCCCTGAGAAGATGACATTGGATTTGAACAAGGGGTCGGACGTTGAGCAGACTACTCAACGTCGTCAGATAGCGACTTAATCTCCCAGTTTTTACCGGGTGGGGCCTTCAAAGTAGATGCTACTGATATGACAACTACGCGGTTGTCCCAGCACAAAACGAATGGTTTCCCAGATCGAGCGCCATTCAATAAACGCTCCCCCATTTTGGATTGGCTATGGATAAACGTATCTAACCCTGTCAGTTCGAAATCCGGGGGATACAACCCGGTCACACGTATATTCTCATTGGAGAGCAGATGAGAAATTTTATTTGTAAACCCGCTAAGTCCATGTTTACTTGCAAAAAAAGCGGGGTGCGCAATTGAATCCGTAAAATTATGAATCCCGCAGGAAGATATAATTGAGATAATATCCGCACTTTCTGAATGCCTTAATCCTGGCAGTAATGACTGAGTCAGTAAAATCGAACCTGTCAGTCCTGAACTGATAGTGCTAATGATTTCTGTGTCTGGTTGGTCGTCTAAAGATCCTGACAGCCACCGAGCAGCATTGAGAATCAAAATATCTATGGGTTTGTCTGAAGTTAATAACTTTGAAGAAAACTGAGAAAGGGCATCAGGCTGGGTTAAATCACAGACATACCTGAAAAAAACCTGCCAGCGTGTTTTTTAGTTTTTAGAGCAAGAGATTACGACGTTAAAAATTATCTCAAGAAGATCATCTAAGATCAGTTCACCCTCGATAAGGTAGCTCCGAAATATCGACCGTAATTTCACATGACTTAGATTCACTAATTGAATTCAACTTTAATATAATCATGGAAAATGATATTAATGATAAATCCTGACTTTTAGATGGCCCCAGCATAACCCCTTTAATTTCTGATAACTTATAACCATGTATGGCCAGTATCCTGTTTTGTTTCATGATCTTGGCTACCCGGTTTCTGCTGCACGCTTCACCGACTTCACGTAGGTCGCAGTGAACCCTGCGATAGCCGTAAACACCACCGCTCAGTGCATAAGAGTCGCGGATTAATTGCTGCCATACGCTGGGTCTGAAGATCATTCTATTTTCTAACAGTCGGCTCTGTCGCCTGAGCGAAGCGACATATCACTGCTGCATCAATCGCATCAGTTTTGGCGAGCTTCTCCAGCGTCCGGGCAAAGTTTTTAACCTGTCGTGGGTTAACCACTGCGACGGGAAGTTTTGCCAGCGTGAGCTCATAGCAAAGTGGGCCGTGATATTTGCCCGTCGCTCCCATAGAAATGAGTTCAATATCGTAGTATGTGAGCAGGCTGATTAAGGCCTGAAATCCTGAGGGTGTATTGTCAATACTGAGCCAGACAATTGTCTGTACTGATAAAAATATCGAATTTCTCTTTGGCAATATCAATGCCGACGTACGTTTTAGATGTCATAACATGTCTTCCCGCCTTGTCTGATACGGACTGACGTTGCCGTCGTCCTGGCAGCTGTTCGGGCTCATCATGAAACCAACGTGGCGCAATAAGCTCCTCGACGGGCTTGGAGTACCAGAGGAAAAACGTGCTGCCACGCCGGGTACAGCGCAGTAAAACTAATCTTTGTGCAGCAACTACAAACATACAAGGACAAGAAGGGAGGCGTTAAGTACCTGTCATATTCAAGAAATAAAATTCTTTGTTTAATAACTTCGTTCTCGCGTTCAAAGCTTCAACCCCTTCGCAATACATGACCTTAAAGGTATTGAAAGACGGATCCTACTAAGGCACCACGCGGTTTGCAGATTATCCCTTGGCGGGACGACCGTTACCGGCGCGGCGCGGCGCGGCGCTGCTTGGCGTTGCGGATCACCGCGTGCGGGTAATCGCCGTTAAGCCTGAAGTCGCGCCTTTTCAACGCCAGCACTTCATTGATCCGCCCGCCGTTATTCCACAACGTGGAGACCAGAGCGTGCTGTGACCAGTCGGGTAAGTAGTGGAGCAGGGCGCTGACCTCCGGCAATAAAAGGTATCTTGGCAGGTCGGCATAGGCCATCGCCATCTGGCGAAGAGCCAGCGCGCGCCGGTGATCTTCCGGACTCACCATTAACATCGGGCGGCGTGTGGGACCCGGCAGCGTGGTCAACTCAGTCATCGGTCATCTTCCCCCTTCAAACAGAACCGTAAATGTCATCACGTTTGGCAAAAAACGAAGCAGATCGCGCTACGTAAAAAATAGCGCCAAAACAACCCTTGCCCGTTTTCCAGAATTAACACAGCGCTGCCTGCGCAAAATTGTCCCCCGGCGGCGGCTAAGGTGACCATTTTCGCCCAGCGGCGGGGCGGATACCACGGCAAAAACTCGTGGGCGCTTCCGGTCATCATTTCCGACTTGTGGAATTATGCCATAAAACGGAATTAAATAATTTGGCATGTTGTAGAGGGTGGATCCGAAAAGGATCCTTTTGATGCTGTATTTAGTGCTCATT
It contains:
- a CDS encoding tyrosine-type recombinase/integrase, with amino-acid sequence MLMVSPEDHRRALALRQMAMAYADLPRYLLLPEVSALLHYLPDWSQHALVSTLWNNGGRINEVLALKRRDFRLNGDYPHAVIRNAKQRRAAPRR
- a CDS encoding IS110 family transposase, which encodes MFLSVQTIVWLSIDNTPSGFQALISLLTYYDIELISMGATGKYHGPLCYELTLAKLPVAVVNPRQVKNFARTLEKLAKTDAIDAAVICRFAQATEPTVRK